The region TACATACAAATAGTGTGGGCATCAGGTATCACTATATTATATTCGTATTCACAACAACTTAGATATTATCATATCTCTGTACATACTCGgtcaaatcagaagaagaagaagaaaattgaCTTTGAACAAACCTAGAACTTCAGTCTATTTGAAATGGTAGGAGTGCCTTGGAGAGGTGGTTGCCAGGTTGCCACACTTAGGTCGCTCCAAAGAGGTAACACTAGGAGAAGGTACGTACAAATGAAACCTCTAGTAGGTCTACGCCAACATTGATGCATTGCATCAAATTCTGCTACTTGTCTATACAATAGCTTTGCAACAATCAACTAGTGATCTACGAGTAGAATTTGTATGCCTTGGCCTCCATGATGATCTGCCTTAGCCCTCCAATGAGCCCAAGCACCATCAGCAGCACCCCACCAACGATGCAGAACTgaagagaatggaaacacaaaagaTAAAATAAAATTGGATGATCAAATGAGAGATGTCTATTGCAGGCACACAGGATAATAAAGAAAGATACTCCCTCGGATCAATATTATTTGTCGCTCAAACGTATGTATCTAGACGGATGGAATACTAACTATTCATTCAGTTGATCTtacccagttggcacaccatgagaGACTGAATACCCTGGGCTTGTAGACCGTGAGCCAGATGATGCAGGGAAGCTGGTCCGAAGAAGAAGTTAGTTCTGATTAGCTCTGAATTCATATTTGCTTTAATGGAATTGTAATGGAGCCGGATGGAATGCTTACGAAATAAGTTGTCGGCGCAAAGGCGAGCCCACCGAAGAATCCGATAAGCCCACCGAAGAAGGGGAAGGTAATGCCTATGAACATTGTGAATGCTGCACGGATTTGTATTCCGTTAGTCGTGTTTGTttgggaagaacttttttggtttaATTAGCTGCAAGGAATTGAGTTCACTTTATTGGAAAAAAAAAAGAGTTCACTTGTGAGAAGCGCATCAGGGCATTACCAACGAAGAGGCTTCGGGAAACCAAACGGAGCTTCCAACCGGGAGAGAAACGCATCTtcctcaccagcaccatctccatcATGTCGAACACCGGCATCGCATAAACCTGAGATGAGAAGGGTCGTCTCCCATGTTAAGAAAAGTCTTAATTATGTACATGTGGCATTAAAAAAACTAATGAATGAGTGAGTGGCTGGGAGGACGCGTACGTGTACCTGGTAGCTACCGATGACATGGACGACGACCATCATGTTGGCGGCGGCGATGAGCCACTTGGGCGTGTTGAGGGTGATGAGGATGTTGTCGTCGACGCTGTTGCCGAAGGCCCAATAACCGACGAAAGCAACCGGGAAGTAGCAGAGCAAGACGGTGGTGTAGGCCACGATGACGCCCTTCCACATGGGCTTCTTGGACGGCGTCTCCGCCGTCGACGGGATGGAGGCCTGGATCTCCAGCACGACGTTATGGCCTGAGAAGGAGAAGGCCATCTGTCCCAGGCCTCCCAGGAAGTCGAACACCATCCCCGGGGTAGTGGATGCCCGTAGGCTGTAGTCCACATCGTCCGCCTTCCCCTTGTGCACTGAGGCGCCCCAAGCAATTGTCGAGTAGCTGTGGCGTTTGTTTGTCCATACGTCCCAATGTGAGTGGCCACGTCTAGCTAGTTAGCTACTGTCTTCGTGCAGAATGAGTTGACGCTCAAATCGATGTATCTAAaacatctagatacatctttttGAGGGTCAACTAATTCCATATGAAGGGAGTATTAATTATGGTTTTGACAAATTAGTTTCCCACGGTATGTACCAGATCGACAtgagggcggcggcgagggagatgGTGGCGATGGAGTCGAAGTTGGGGAGCTGGGAGATGACGAACTGGGCGGAAGCAAAGATCATGATGAAGTAGGAGAGCTTTATGTCCTTGCACCTGTCTTCGCAGACGAGGTCGTGGAACTTCTTGAGCGACTTGCCACCGGTGATCATGTACACGATGTCCAAGCTTATCTCGACGATGAGCTGCTGCGGCACGACGATCCACAACCCGAGCGTCTCGCCGAACGCGTACTGCCCCAGCTCGTGGTACCTGTCGAACCGCTTCCCGGGCACCATCTCGTGCATCTCCACCATCTGCCACAGCGTGTACAACGTCATGATCCATGACAGAGTCATCACCGCGACGCCAGGTCCCCTAAAACCATCAAACATCAGTGAAACTGATGACATGTACAAAATAGTAATACACAATATGGATGCCATTGGAGTTGTA is a window of Triticum dicoccoides isolate Atlit2015 ecotype Zavitan chromosome 2B, WEW_v2.0, whole genome shotgun sequence DNA encoding:
- the LOC119368920 gene encoding lysine histidine transporter 2-like, with the translated sequence MGTRVAAMGTRPAENHTSLPPKDWRTVEERKIDDWLPVTASRNGKWWYSAFHNVTAMVGAGVLTLPYAMSELGWGPGVAVMTLSWIMTLYTLWQMVEMHEMVPGKRFDRYHELGQYAFGETLGLWIVVPQQLIVEISLDIVYMITGGKSLKKFHDLVCEDRCKDIKLSYFIMIFASAQFVISQLPNFDSIATISLAAALMSICYSTIAWGASVHKGKADDVDYSLRASTTPGMVFDFLGGLGQMAFSFSGHNVVLEIQASIPSTAETPSKKPMWKGVIVAYTTVLLCYFPVAFVGYWAFGNSVDDNILITLNTPKWLIAAANMMVVVHVIGSYQVYAMPVFDMMEMVLVRKMRFSPGWKLRLVSRSLFVAFTMFIGITFPFFGGLIGFFGGLAFAPTTYFLPCIIWLTVYKPRVFSLSWCANWFCIVGGVLLMVLGLIGGLRQIIMEAKAYKFYS